DNA sequence from the Suricata suricatta isolate VVHF042 chromosome 5, meerkat_22Aug2017_6uvM2_HiC, whole genome shotgun sequence genome:
ttgggATTGATGGATTCTTATTCCCCTTATTTGGCTCTCTTCCTTCAACTAGTTGGTTATAGTCTGTCTATTTTAAAACTTGGATAGAAGTTCAGTCTattttaacacacacatacatgtttgTATACTTAATATAATAAAATCGATAGTTAATCCTTATGTTTATTCTCTTCCCGAACAACACAAGATCCTTAGAATACTTTATCATtcaatattttagtaatttttttaactcCACAAATTATTCTGTGCAGTAAAAAATTGTTTAGAAATACCCAGATGTTTCATAAGAACTTTGCATATCTTTCTACTTGGGATCACATTCTTCTGCCAAAATTACACGCTTTAGAATTTCTCTGATGAGCATTTGTTGGGGGATCAGCtttctcagtttttgttgaaaatgtctttatgttACATGTGCTCTTTCTCAGGTTATTGAAGATATTACTCCACACCTTCTGGTCTGTCTTGTTGCTATTGGGAAGTTAGCTGCTCATCTTACTGTGGCTCTTGCGCAGGTGATTTGTCCTTCTCACGCTGCTTTAAGAGCCGCCGTTCATTCTGCTTAGGATGTGTTCAGCTTCCTGGGTCgggatttgttttcttccatgaATTTGGAAAATCCTTAgccattatcttttcaaatacagTTTCTTGCCCATTCCCTCATTCTCTTCTGGAACTCTGATTAGATGTATgttagggagaaagagagagagagagagcagaggaggggcagagggaccggatcccaagtgggctcgatctcacaaaccatgagatcatgacctgagctgacattaagagttggatgcttaacctactaagccacccaggtcccttcccccacctttttttttttttttccccagttttttgTATTTCAGgcttctccatgtctttttaaaaaaaagttttttaatgtttgtttatttctgagagggagacacagaatccaaaagcagaccccaggctctgactTATCAGCACAGTCTGACTTggcacttgaacccacgaacgtgagatcatgacgtgagccaaagttggatgctcaactgactctgccacccgggcgcccctaggcttctccatgtcttttttttttttccccccaattttttgatgtatgtttatttttgagagagagaaagagaaagcgtgagtaggggaggggcagactttGCATTCTGATTTTGctgttgtgtgttttttgttcCTGCTAAAGtcacttgtttcttttatattttttgactgtgaagttttattttttgtaatactATTGTGGGGAGTTCCTTTAAATCACGTTCCTGCAGAGAAGGTTTGCATTTGCTTCCCTATTATAGTTACCCAGGAGCACCTCCGGCTTAAAACCACTTTAAATTCACTTCTTCCCTGTGTGTCCCACGCAGATGTCATTAGTTTGGACCACAAACTCGTGGCGTGTATGAGGAGCAGGCTGTGGCCAGAAATTCTTGGATTCCCACGCCCCGCCTCCACAGCCAGCGTCCACACATGCAGGCTTCCTTCCTGATACCTTAGCAGATTGGCTTCTCATGTCTCAGCCGAAGCCGTGACCCCAGCTCCTCACGAGGGCTCTTGTTGTGCCCCTGCCTCCAGTGGGCCCTGCGCATTACATTCTATTTTGTGCCCTCAGTGTAGCCCTCAAAACCAAAGCAGAAGCAATCAGGTCAAAGGCTGGCTTTGTCGTTCACCTCCTGAGTCCTGCTTTGACTCCATTTCTACctgagttttccttccttccatcttggtgtgtgtgtgtatgtattattttGCCAGCACAGTGCATTTAAACAGAATGCGTGTGGCGTTTTGATTGTTTTCATGAGGGTCATTCATTCTTCGCGAAGCAGAAGTTGGCATGTGTGTTCTAGTGCTGATCATCACAGCTGGTTCTGGCATGTGGCTGAGCCACAGTTAATTCAAGGACAGGTGTTGACACCTAGAGTTAATTCTAGATGGTGGGAAAGTGTGCGGCTTCTCAGCATCTCCGGtagttgtatttttctgtttattaatttgagggcactgaattttctttattcCCATCTGccacaccaccaccactaccatcagTGAACCTAATGAAATTCATGGTCTAAATGCAGGAAACAATCCTGGTTAATAGAATAACCCACCATTACCAGTCCCTTCCAACAGTTTGTTCTAACAGTGaacttcccttcctttccagccTGATCACACGGATGCTACAGAGAGATCCCAAGAGAAGGGCCTCCTTAGAAGAGATTGAGAATCATCCTTGGCTTCAGGGAGTGGACCCTTCGCCAGCCACAAAGTATAACATCCCCCTCGTGTCCTACAAAAACCTCTCGGAGGAGGAGCACAACAGCATCATTCAGCGCATGGTGCTCGGGGACATAGCGGACCGGGACGCCATCGTAGAGTATGTCGCGGCTCGTCAGCAGGGGCCCTGGGCTTAGGCTTCTCGGAGCGGGCTCCCCTCTTCACCGGTCAGGGCTTGTGGACCCCGGAGTGGGTAGGGCTCCCACTGGCAGCGGCCAGGCCATTTGTCTCCAGAGTTCCTGGCCCGGTGCCTGTGTGCGGGTTTTGTTGTTCgtcatttttattcttgtacCAGTGAGCAAGTCAGCCATCGCGGGGCAGCGTCGGCGGGTGCTGGGGCCTCTCTTGCTGCCTTCCTGCAGGGGTGGATTGGAATAGCCTCTTCTGTCCCGCCGCACATTTCTTGCCCCCAGCAGTACCCTCTTCACTGCCGTGTCTCCCTCTGGTCCCCAcggtgggcagggggtggggcagaccACAGCCTGCAGATCAGGGCTGTCCACTGGGCCGGTCACACATTGTTGTAAGGAACATGTTCGGGGGTCACAGCCGTGCCTGGGGGCTTGGGTGTTGTCAGGGCTGCATCGTGCTGTAGTACTTTCCCGCCCTTCAGAGCTGCAGCAACCTGGACCCCACACCAAAGCTAGTTTTTAATAACCTAAGAAGTGTGGAATGAGGGATAATATAAAAATGCTGTTGCTTTGTTTTAACAATGATTTATTCTTATAAGAGGTCCTGTCTAGAAAATCATGAAGCATTTCcacaaatgaaaaatcaaaagttCTTTAACCTGTTGAATGAAACAGGTATGGTGGAACGAGGGCAtgttctgggggggggggggcggggaacccaaaacaaaataaaacggaAAAGACCAGGTTCAAAATTTTGGCTTAAATACACATTTCTACAGACTTCCAGCTGCATTATGAGATTTCAAAGATTGATCCATGGCTACTTAATAACCTAAACGATCAGAAAGAGCAGGACACTTGCTATTCTTGCCAAGGACACTCGCTTTAGGAATGTATTGAAAGTGGGTAGAGGCCTATTTGTATCTGGCTAAATTGGCTTAATGTTCTCAGCTTAATAAATACATGCAGTGGTATCACCCAGAACTATTTAATTCCTGTAAATCCATGAGCCGTCCGAAGGGAGGGGCAGCCTCACTGGTTCAGGGGACCCTGGTTTCCCCGTCCCTGGTGGGCACGTGCCTGGTGAAGCAGGGGCGGGGGCCCCGAGCTCGCTCCCCCAAGCAGGTCTGCGGCCTCACCCGTGCCCACATCTGtggccagctcctcctcctcagcaCGATGACTCAACTCAAATACACATGCGTTTTGGTCCCCCGAACACAGGCTAGTGACCTTATGTGGTACTCAGCTTAGGAGACCACCCTAGGAAGTCATTCCGAGCCCGAGTGCATCGTGGGGCTCTGTAGAGTCTTGCCCCTCAGCCCGCTCAGCCCATTAGTcatgaccccccccaccccgccctgccattcattttgtgaaaattgaTCCCTGTATTGCCCTGTTTCCTAGGTGTTCATTGTGTATTTCTACCACGGAAAGCGTAGTTATGTATGTCTGCAGACATTTTTTTACACGCTCGTGCAATTCCCGGGCCAGGCCGGCTGCAGGAGAGCAGGTAGCCGCGTGTCCTGTGCGTGCGCCGCGCCGGCCCCTGGCTGCAGGGCGCGTGCCCACACGGGGTACTCCAAGCACGCTTATGAAATCGATGAACGAATATATTGATGTTATTCAACGAGGAGGCTAATGACAGGTTCTCAGATACATTAATAATTCATTAATGTCTAAAATGCCAATAAATGCAAtgagtgtaaaaataaaaacttttcttaatttttctgatgGATGCTAGTGTTTCAGTGGACATTCATACAGCCGTTTCCTACTTCTGATGGAAGCACGTGAACCAgtgtaataaatgaaaatactgacACCCAGATTACATTTTTGGATAATACATACATTCTTGGAAAGCTTCGCTACCCTTTTTATGTGTCAAAAACGGACACCCAGCTCAGCAGCTCTCAgcggtttgggtttttttcttataagttGAACATTTTATGGAGTCGTTTTTAGAATTTCAGGAGTGATCTAAATAACtgctaggctttttttttcttgtctgtgttttttcataattttaaagattCCAGGTCATTGGATTTCATTTGCTTATaccttaaaaaaaccaaaaatctgtTCTGCTTGTAAAAAACCTGCTGACACGGCTTATGTGTGTCCCCTCATTTTCCTCAGAGCCCTGGAGACCAACAGGTACAACCACATCACGGCCACATACTTCTTGCTTGCTGAAAGGATCctgagggagaagcaggagaaagaaatacaaaccAGATCTGCAAGCCCTAGCAATATCAAGGCCCAGTTTAGGTGAGAAAAGAAATCTGCCCTGATTTTAGTAAGCTGATGTGTTGAAATAGTGAACCCCTTTTTAAAACATGCTTCCTAATCACTCTTCGGGGCAAGAGAGAATACACAGGGGTGGCAGCCTCATTGGGGAGGCCACGCATGGGCTCTCCGCGCGTGGGGGCCTGTCCCTTCGTCACCGAGGACACCTTCCCCCCTGCGCTCAGGGGAGAGGGACTGTGGCACTGGCCTGGCCAGGAAGACATGTTGGAGAAGCAGCTGAGTGTCTGTCAACTATTTTCATTAAACTCCTTCAGATCTGATATATAttaatgtgttcttttctttaatttttcattccagGAATAAGGCTAAATTTTCCACTTTTTGAGCTAGTTCTTAACAACATTAAGGAGATTTCTGTGCCATTATGTTATCTCAGGATTTCAGTGATTATATAGTTGATTTATTGGCACCCTGACCTTgggaagtcacttaacctctttctGACTCAGCTTCCtggtctgtgaaatgggcataataatactGTCTGCCTCCTGAAGAGGGCTCCACCTGTTTGCCGTCACTGTTACATTTTCCCGCCACTGTTGTCTCTGGTTTGGCAAAGTCGTGAATGAGCTCGCCTccatcttttctcctcctccctttcttccccttcctttctccttccccttctttcccaCCTTGCTTTTGCTTCTgccattttagttttctgtttaaaaGCATGGAGAGGGTTACTTTTTGATATCACCACATGAAAGTCATAGaaaatttatcttttcctcttcAGATAAAGTAATCCGTGGAAATGTAGTGATTCAAAAACAGAAGGATGCTCGCAATTCTGAATAATTCTCTGCTCTTAACATCTACATAAGATGTATGTGTGAATATTAAGTAAtaattattaaagtatatttttatttatattaaatttatattatatttatattatttaagtataattattatttaaaataggcaGAAAGCCATTGAATTGAAATTACTATCAGTCAGCTTGCCATGGGTAGGTTGTTAACTTgggatggagagaagacagaagaaaatgttcCTGGGTAGCCAAAGAATAAAGATTTAGAAATCTAGAGCTGGAAAGTGGACTTAGTGGCTTCATTTATATTCTGGATGGACTCTTCTGTAATAAGACCGAGGCATGCTGGGTGCTGTCTGCTTGGAAGAGGACTGGGTCCTGGGGAGCCAGGGACTCTGGGGCGAGAGTGACTTTGAGTGGTGAGGTCATCCTGGTCCTGGCCTGAGCCCCCTAATGGGAAAGAGCAGGGCCACCACACGTCCGGCCACTGAGTCGGACTCACCCCAGCCTTGGAGAATGGAATATTTGGATTTGAGCTGTTTTCAGGGAGACGGATCAGAACTCAATCTAAAGCTGATCATATAGGTAAATgagtttttactttattataaaagttaCAGAGCCGACAGAGGCTATAAAGAAATACCAGAACCTTCCCTCaacttttcctttcatcttcctgGGCACGCCGGAGTGGAGGTGCTGTGGGGGCCTCGTCACCTCCCGGGCTCAGGCCAGGTGGCACATCTGCTTCCTTGCCTTCTTTTTATGGTCACTGCGACTTTATCCTCAGAACCCCGGGCCCGACTGGGTTCTGGTTCTGCCGCTGGACAGCCTTCAGGTCAGTGTAGCCTGGGGGCTGGGCCCTGAGTCTGTAGATGCACCTTTGAAGAAGCGAAGTTAATTTCCAGGGAGGGTCAGGCAGGGGGAGCCTGGGAGCCGCTGCTGCGGAGCGAGCACCTTCTTTGTATCGTGCCGGGGTGGGCTGGAAGCCTGGTGTGCTCTGTGCGGCAGAAGAGGCCTCGCAGGGGCCTCCGGGGAGCTGACCCGGGCACGGGAGGGCTGGCTGCCAGCATCCTCTCAGGGACCTGGAAGTAAGGAGAATCCCTGAGGCCAGACCGCGGAGGTCTGTCCGTTCCGCAACAGCCATCTGGAAGCTTCTAGGTTGCCTTGGGGGGGTAGTAACTGTGAAGCCAACCCGCAGGTCACTGCTCACAAGCCTGCATGACCTGGGGCAGGCTTCTTACTGCGTGTTCTCACCTCTCCGTCGGTGAAGAGGGGAGATGCACCTGCCTCGTGAGGCTGTGGGGGGGACCGAGTGCCCGGACCTGGTCAGACTCCCAGGCCAGAGTGGGCTCTGGTGAGCACCGGGCGGTGAGTCGTGCTGTGCGTGGACTCCTTCATGACCGTTGTCTGGCGGGCTCTCCTCCTGCTCAGCCAGGATTTGCTCACGTGTTGCGGCAATGAAGAGGCCCGAGGGTAGCACCTCAGCTCAGATGTGTGCTCCGCTCACGTGAGCGGTTTGACGGTGTGATTATCCCGTGAGGGCGGATGGCCCGGCCGTGGCCGGTGGGGGAGCGGCCTTGGCGGCGGCACCCACCCACCGTTTGTGGGCGCCGGTTCTGAGAACAGGGTTGGCTTGCTTTTCAGGGGAGCTGGGAGGCGAGGTGGGGAGAGCCTCCGCCTCATGTGGGCCCCCGAGTCCTGGACCGCGCCGCTGCCGCTCTGTGGCTCGGGCACCGTGGGCAcctggcctcccagcccagggccccccgGGGTGTCCCGGCTTTTTGCAGCATGAGGGGCAGGGTGGCTCTTCCAGAAGTGTTGTGTGTGGTTCCCCATGGCCGCCAGGGGCGCCGAGGCTTCATGCATGCGTGTTGGTGGGGCAGGTGACTTGTCCAGAGGCACTTGCTGACCTCAGAGACATTATCCAACACTCAGCTCTTACACACTGCCACGCACAGTGACGAGCGAGAGGGCCGTTGGTTCTGAGCTGGGGGAGAGGCGTCTGTCGTAAATTcctgggaggtttttttttttttaactataaatttaATTGGGGTTTATTTCTAGGATAACATAATTGGTGTGAAATGTAAGTGTCTTAGTGAGGAAAGGGCTATTTTAAATCTCGCTGGCATCTACCATTACCCCGGGCAGAGAGGATGGGTGAGAATTTCAAAACAAGCTAGAGACCTCATTttcaaaagtctttttctttggcTGCAAAGCAGTATTCTTGTTCCTTAGGTGACTTTAGATTGGGGAATAAAATTGAAGTttatataattgtggatttgctGCCCACAGCGCTTGTGTGGACACCTAAGAATACAtgcatttaggggcgcctgggcggctcggtcagttaagcatccgacttcggctcaggtcatgatctcacggctcttgagtttgagccccacgtccagctctgtgctgacagctccgaccCTGGAactggcttcggattctgtttccccctctctcggcccctctcctgtgcgtttgcactctctctaaaaatacattaaaacattaaaaagaatttttcaaaaatgtgcatttatatttAGCTTAGTGTGTTTTTTAACTGATGAAGCAGAGATGTGTGTCTGCCACTGTACGATGACTTCCCCTTGCAGTGCTCTCATGTTTAATCCGTTGAGCTATTTCCATGTTGACACCATCCTGTCCTGTCTGGAAGACTGGGAATTTCAGgtgaattgtattttatttttttcaggtcaGTCTTATTAGTGAACCATAGACCTTAAAGGTTGTGTGATCCAAGACCCAAAGGAACAAAACGTGTGGTGGTTGAGTTTTGCTTTGGTGACCTCCCCGTGCTGTTGAAAACTGCTTTCTTGTGGTGTAAGATTCGTATGGGCAGAGGGCGTGGCTCTTGGCCCTCTTTTCCGACAGTTCTGAGGAAGTTTCCATTTGGCCAGCGAGCCACACACCCCAGTGCCCTTTTGGTGCCCTGGGTGATCTTTAAAGGATGTCGAATGGGTTTGCAAGGCTGCTGGggttttcccccttcttttcgttttctcttcatttttttagtttgtggATTCTGCCCCAGTGAGTGTTCTGTGATGTAGTTTTGAGTAAAGTCTGCATGTTACTACATGGCTCTCTCCTTCAATCTGTTACATAGGCAGTCATGGCCAACCAAGATTGACGTTCCCCAGGACCTGGAGGACGATCTCACGGCCACTCCCCTGTCCCACGGGACCGTCCCTCAgtctcctgctcgtgctgccgACGGTGTCCTCAATGGCCACAGGAGCAAAGGCCTGTGTGACCCGGCCAAGAAAGACGACCTCCCCGAGCTGGCCGGGCCGGCGCTCTCCACGGCGTCGCCGGCCAGCTTGAAGCCCACGGCCGGCGGGCGCAAGTGCCTGTTCCGGgtggaggaggacgaggaggaagaCGAGGAGGACAAGAAGCCCATGTCCCTCTCCACACAGGTGGTGCTGCGTCGGAAGCCCTCGGTCACCAACCGGCTGACGTCGAGGAAGAGCGCCCCCGTCCTCAACCAGATCTTCGAGGAGGGCGAGTCGGACGACGAGTTCGACATGGACGAGAACCTGCCGCCCAAGCTGAGCCGGCTGAAGATGAACATCGCCTCCCCCGGCACCGTGCACAAGCGCTACCACCGCCGGAAAAGCCAGGGCCGCGGCTCCAGCTGCAGCAGCTCGGAGACCAGCGACGACGACTCCGAGAGCCGCCGGCGGCTGGACAAGGACAGCGGCTTCACCTACTCCTGGCACCGGCGGGATAGCGGCGAGGGGCCCCCCGGGAGCGAGGGCGACGGCGGGGGCCAGAGCAAGCCGAGCAACGGCGGCGGGGGCGCGGACAAGGCNNNNNNNNNNNNNNNNNNNNNNNNNNNNNNNNNNNNNNNNNNNNNNNNNNNNNNNNNNNNNNNNNNNNNNNNNNNNNNNNNNNNNNNNNNNNNNNNNNNNGGGCCCGGCCCCGGGGAGCTGGTCCAgagcctcaaactcatgagcctgtGCCTGGGCTCGCAGCTGCACGGCGGCGCCAAGTACATCCTCGACCCGCAGGGCGGCCTGCCCTTCGCCAGCGTGAAGGTCCAGGAGAAGTCCACGTGGAAGATGTGCATCAGCTCCGCGGGGGGCGCGGGGCCGGCGCCGGGCGCTGGCGGCATCAAGTTCTTCTCCGACCACGTGGCGGGCAGCGCCGCGGAGCTGGAACGGATAAAGAGCCAGAACCTGAAAAATAACGTGCTCCAGCTACCTCTGTGTGAAAAGACCATCTCTGTGAACATCCAGCGGAACCCTAAGGACGGGCTGCTGTGCGCCTCCAGCCAGGCCAGCTGCTGCCACGTCATCTGACCGCCCGCCGCCCCGCCGGCCTCCTGCTTCGGTTTTCCTCCTCTCAGGCGGGCGTTCGGAGCAGTTATTTATTCCCTTTCCGTTTGTTCGCCTGCCGACGTGACAGTGCATGGTCCTTGTGCATGCTGCTAgacactgcttttcttttccGGCCGGAAAGGCTCTTgtgtcattttaacatttatgattTTAGTGGAGATGATCAGgagtaaattaaaatgtatatttggaACCTAATATAAATGGAGCACTTAGAAATTGGATGTTCTGCACTTActgtaaagaggaaaaaaaatgcttttgtttcccttgtgaAAAATCTCAATTCCTGTCCTGACCTTCTGTGGTAACGGAAACTCTGCGGTGTCCGAGACAGAACCAAAGCAATAACGCGGTGTTGCGTCGGGCCTGGAGCCTCCCGAGCCGGTGCGGGCGGGGCGCAGCGAGCGTCTGCACCCACAACCTTAACGCCGCGAGTCCAGCGCCCCCACACCCGTGTGTCTTAAGCTCTAGTGTGAAAACAAGTTTGGGCTCTTAAAAGTTAACTGAAAAAGATTTTCTCGTTTTGTACTAGGTGAGGTACAGTACTTAGATTTATAAGGCAGCTTCCCCCGTAGTGGTAAATCACAAGCAGACAATCTTATTTTGTAACGTGAAGAAGTGAACTGATGGTGTCTTACTTAACTCTACTTAATAGAGTGTGTGTCTGTCTAACAGAACAAACTCCTTCCTGTAGGGCACGTCCTAGGGTTTCCTTTAAAACCGTGTAGATAGAAGAAATGATAAGGCTTAATACGGAAGCAAAGGTGCACACAGAGGTTGGCAAAGTCAAAagcctataaattaaaaaaaaatacattgggaTGTGATTTTTAGGAGTTTGtctcttctgttctttccattcttccGTATCCTCTAGCTCTCCAGTAAGCTATGGGAATTGGCTGatcaaaaaatacacatataaaagagaaaattcacaCATAGAGCAAACAGAacgcacaaagcctgctttgtcttttgttgtttttggtcaatttttttccttttctttctggacGTGTTTTTCACTTTGCCTTCCTGCCAAAACAATAATCAAAGAACTCTTGCTTTAAACTGTTCCTGTACAAAGACTACTCTTGACCAGATAATCATCTTGCGTGGCATTTCATCTTGTAAGGTGCAGGGTAGTGCGGACTGCTGATTTTGATAGGGGCCAGATGCCACTTGTTCACGCTGTGCCCCAGGGGTCTTCAAAGCAGTGCTTGTCCACCTCGCTGACAGGATGTGGCTGGGCCTTCCCACACTCAGCTTCCCTTGGTGTCTCTGCAGTGATAGTCACTTTgtccggagaggggcagagcaccAAAGGACGGCATTCCATTGGCCACGGCTCCTCCACGTACACGCTGACTCTGCTACTCACGATGCATATAGTTTAGTCCGCACTCGGAATTTCCCAGTATACTTACTAAACTAAGTAAAGAAGAtacttaaaatacttattttactttctaGACCTAGGCTAGATATGTTTTAAGCTACAGCTCTAGTTCATTGTGATATTTATAATTGAAAGCTACCAGAAAAGATGTGTGGGTGAAGCCATAGAACATATTTGCTTGAAACTCTTGAGCAGGGATCTTATAAAGGGCCAGAAACAAGATGTGTGCTTCACATAGATAGTGAGCGTAACATCTGTATTAAAACGTAGGAGAGAAGTTTCTAAAGGGCATTGGCAATAAACTCTTTGTTGCAGCTGTTTTCCAAGTAATGTaaatactttttcctgtgattatgTATAGCCTTGGAATGGCACCTTTTAACTAACCCATATGTGTTCGGTCTCCAATGGTTTTTTTATATTCCGATGGTGCTCACTTTAGGAGCAGCAGTGATGCCGCACAGCTGTATTATAGAGCCTTATTAGTCGTGTGTGCTTGGGTGACCCTCTGGGTGCTCAGAGGTTAGTCTGAGTGGCGTCTTCCTCATTTGTTCCCAAGTGGATGATTGTGCATGTGTTGTATGTCATAGTATGTCGTCACATAAAAGGGAGGGAGCAGGTAACCATTACATTAAGATAATATTGGACCAAACTATTTACTAGCTCTAAACAGTTTCTTGTACCCCTTAACCTGTCTTCAGAAGTTGCATAGAGTTATAGTAGTGTGTAAATTAAATATTGTGGAAAACCAATTAGTCttgtatttttctgtatgtgtgtgtacatatattatatatatatgcacatatatatatataaaattatgtactTCTGGCAATTCTATCTGTATTTAAAGACGTGACAATCTTGACACCGATTTTCAGAATAGCTGTCAGACTGAGTCGAAGTAAAGATGTCCCGCCACGTAAGAGCTGACGCGCTAAGAGGGTACAGAATTATCAACTGATTTGGTCAGTTGCTTCCACTGCTGGTTGATTTTCCTCAGTGTGTAAACATTGACAGGTATGTGACAAATGggaaaaaacaatccaaataatAAAGTGGCATATTGGTGTTCAGCAATATAAACCGAGTCCcgtgtttccctttcttctcctgagTGCGGCTCTGTCGAGCCCCGGCTTCCCGCGCGCTGTGCGCCTGTGCTCCCTGATGCGCCTGCAGAAAATAGCGCCGCGACTGTTCTGGCTTTAAACTGTTGACCAGCAGTCTCAGGTGGCCCCAGGACTCCCCCGGGTCACCAGTCCCCTCACTGTCCGGCCACCGTGCTCCCTGCTGATGGGATGAACCTGCGCAACGTGCCGCGGGCTCCCACTTCTCCCCTCCGTCCTTCACCCCTGTGCGCATGCCCGGCCCTtcctcctgggggtggggctccaggGTCAGCTCCTCCGCTCACCCTTGAGGCTGCGCTGGGCCGAGTGAGGCGGCGGGAGGGTGCTCGtcattctcttctgtctcttgcaCCGTCAGTCTTTGTTTCTCTGCCAGATCGTTCCCAACGGCAATCAAAACGAATTTGACTTCATTCCCCGATCTTAAAAGATGTCTTCGTtgtcctctctcttctgctctttgGATCCTTCCAGTCAGGCTCTTGTGGCTGTAGTCCCACGGCTAACTGCTCCGCTCAAGGTCAGCAGTGACCTTCATGTGCTAAACCCAGTGGTCAATTTTAAAGACGGCTTTGAGACGCAAGCCACGTCCAGTTGTACAGGTCAGTGGTCTTTAGTgtagagttgtgcaaccattaccacaaaCCCCAGAAGAAATCTGTATGTGTGCGCTTCCTCCTTCCTGTCAGCTCCCCGCCATGGCCTGAGGCCCTGGCTGCCGAACCCCAGGGTCGGCCTCCAGCCCAGGGCGGTGTGTGAGGAGCAGGTCAGCCTTCTCCTAAGCCTCCCGTCATTCCGGGGCCCACTTTCACCTCGCTGCTTTTCATCCCCCTGGCTCCTCATTCTCCCAAACTCTGAACTTGGAGTACCGCAAGTTCATTTCTGAATCCTCTGCATTCTCAGCCATCCCATTCAGTTTACATGGTAATAGAACCCAAAATATATTTAGCTCACCTCCCAGGAACACCACATTCCAACAACCTATTTGACTTAGCTACGTGGATGTGTCTAATAAGCACCTTAGTTTTTACATGTTCAAAACCTCCAACCTTCCCCTCAAATCCTTACCCTTCTGATGCTTCCCATGTCCTAAGTGGCTGC
Encoded proteins:
- the SNRK gene encoding SNF-related serine/threonine-protein kinase isoform X2 — translated: MKLVQHPNIVRLYEVIDTQTKLYLILELGDGGDMFDYIMKHEEGLNEDLAKKYFAQIVHAISYCHKLHVVHRDLKPENVVFFEKQGLVKLTDFGFSNKFQPGKKLTTSCGSLAYSAPEILLGDEYDAPAVDIWSLGVILFMLVCGQPPFQEANDSETLTMIMDCKYTVPSHVSKECKDLITRMLQRDPKRRASLEEIENHPWLQGVDPSPATKYNIPLVSYKNLSEEEHNSIIQRMVLGDIADRDAIVEALETNRYNHITATYFLLAERILREKQEKEIQTRSASPSNIKAQFRQSWPTKIDVPQDLEDDLTATPLSHGTVPQSPARAADGVLNGHRSKGLCDPAKKDDLPELAGPALSTASPASLKPTAGGRKCLFRVEEDEEEDEEDKKPMSLSTQVVLRRKPSVTNRLTSRKSAPVLNQIFEEGESDDEFDMDENLPPKLSRLKMNIASPGTVHKRYHRRKSQGRGSSCSSSETSDDDSESRRRLDKDSGFTYSWHRRDSGEGPPGSEGDGGGQSKPSNGGGGADKAXXXXXXXXXXXXXXXXXXXXXXXXXXXXXXXXXGPGPGELVQSLKLMSLCLGSQLHGGAKYILDPQGGLPFASVKVQEKSTWKMCISSAGGAGPAPGAGGIKFFSDHVAGSAAELERIKSQNLKNNVLQLPLCEKTISVNIQRNPKDGLLCASSQASCCHVI
- the SNRK gene encoding SNF-related serine/threonine-protein kinase isoform X1, which encodes MAGFKRGYDGKIAGLYDLDKTLGRGHFAVVKLARHVFTGEKVAVKVIDKTKLDTLATGHLFQEVRCMKLVQHPNIVRLYEVIDTQTKLYLILELGDGGDMFDYIMKHEEGLNEDLAKKYFAQIVHAISYCHKLHVVHRDLKPENVVFFEKQGLVKLTDFGFSNKFQPGKKLTTSCGSLAYSAPEILLGDEYDAPAVDIWSLGVILFMLVCGQPPFQEANDSETLTMIMDCKYTVPSHVSKECKDLITRMLQRDPKRRASLEEIENHPWLQGVDPSPATKYNIPLVSYKNLSEEEHNSIIQRMVLGDIADRDAIVEALETNRYNHITATYFLLAERILREKQEKEIQTRSASPSNIKAQFRQSWPTKIDVPQDLEDDLTATPLSHGTVPQSPARAADGVLNGHRSKGLCDPAKKDDLPELAGPALSTASPASLKPTAGGRKCLFRVEEDEEEDEEDKKPMSLSTQVVLRRKPSVTNRLTSRKSAPVLNQIFEEGESDDEFDMDENLPPKLSRLKMNIASPGTVHKRYHRRKSQGRGSSCSSSETSDDDSESRRRLDKDSGFTYSWHRRDSGEGPPGSEGDGGGQSKPSNGGGGADKAXXXXXXXXXXXXXXXXXXXXXXXXXXXXXXXXXGPGPGELVQSLKLMSLCLGSQLHGGAKYILDPQGGLPFASVKVQEKSTWKMCISSAGGAGPAPGAGGIKFFSDHVAGSAAELERIKSQNLKNNVLQLPLCEKTISVNIQRNPKDGLLCASSQASCCHVI